The Lycium barbarum isolate Lr01 chromosome 11, ASM1917538v2, whole genome shotgun sequence genome contains the following window.
TTAAGCTAGAGGACACAGAGCTAAGAAGCTGAAAGAAATTTAACAAATGGTACAAGACCGAATGCCAAGAGACTAGAAACTTAAGACCACTGAACATGCAAAAAGAGACTAGAAACTTAAGACCACTGAACATGCAAAAAGAGACTAGAAACTTAAGACCACTGAACATGCAAAAGAGACTAGAAACTTACAGCCACTGAATATGCAAAAAGAGGAACGCAAGGCCCTTCAGGTTTTGTCATTCACGAATGGTACAACTAACAAACAATGTCCAAGATAAAAGAGAACACCACCCTGACAAAATTGAAACTATAAAGTAACTAAACATCAGACCTTTCTCATGAGGAAAGACATTGATACATGTAGAAGagctatcaatatcaataattaCTAAATGAAAGCCTGCTTCTTGGTCCACATAGCACAGCCTTGAGAACTAGACCTGAGCTGTGCCTTCAGTGAACTTAGGATCCTCACATCTGTACCTTCCATCAGGCCCAATTCCGAAGCCCCTAGGATCAGCAAACACATTCTCTAGCAACTGGTTACGAGCTGGAACAGGGCTTGCATCTGCGAACTCCACAGACTCTTCAACCAATTCATCGATCTTCTTATCTATGGCCTTTAACTCTGCTTCATTGACCAGGTTGTTCTCAAACATATACTTCTTCAAGGCAGTGATAGGATCTCTTGTGGCATAGTGATTCTTCTCAGCTACCAAAATGAACAAATTCAGGTCAAAGAGATGAAGTAATTATCCAAATATGTGGACCGCGTATAAGGGTACATGAGCAACAAAATAAGATAATAGAGTTTAAAAGGCTCATTCTATTATGGTACTTGGATGTTGGATCATATATCCTACAGCATTTCTACAAAGGAGTTATGGAGCATTAGAGCTCCTTTAAGGTGTTTCTGTTCCCTTTGTTTTGGAGGTATGTCTCCATCAGAGAATACATCTAGTGCTATCCCAGAGATACTTAATACTATATATGCTTGACTGTAAATGGAAGCTATAAATAATTATATCCGAGGTGCTCCTCATTCCAAACTTTACCAAGGTTACATTGACACAGTTGCTCGCACATAAATCACTATCTCAAAAGTTTCCGCACAATCAGCCAATTTGAAGCTTCACGTAAATGGCGATATAAATAATTAAAGTACAGACATACTACTAAAAGAAGTGATCAGCTAATGTGCTAAGAAATTGTATAGTTGTTGATAGCAAAAGCCAGAGGTAACACATTTAACAAGTCCTCAGACAACCTGCCCAAAGTTTGATAGACTATTAGCTCTCTATTAAGTACTAAAGGTTTATCCTTCAAAACCTTAGAAAACACGGGCTACGATCATTCAGATAGCACAGATACCACAGATGCCAAAGCAGCAGTATTAAAGAAACAGCTATAAGTGGATTGAGGATAATAACACAAGTGAATGAGACGAATTTAAAATAATTGAGCAAAGGAACAAAAGGGAAATGGAAAACTCACCAGGGTCACGAAGCTCATCTGGATCAGCCAAAGAGTGTCCTCTGAACCGGTAAGTCTCACATTCAACCAAAGTGGGACCTTCCCCTCTCCTAGCTCTGCCAACAGCCTCTTGTGCTACCTCCCTCACCTTCAACACATCCATTCCATCAACATGAACCCCAGGCATCCCAAAGGCAGGacctttcttccaaatttcagGATCAGAAGTAGATCTCAAGTGGGACATCCCAATTGCCCACAGATTGTTCTCAACAACAAAGATAATGGGCAATTTCCACAATGCGGCCATGTTCAAGCACTCGTAGAATTGGCCATTGTTGCAAGTTCCATCACCAAAGAAGGCCACTGTGACATGATCACAATCAGCCTCCTTCAAGACCTCCCTTCTGTACTTGCTACTAAATGCAGCACCTGTAGCTATTGGGATTCCCTCACCAATAAAAGCGAAACCCCCAAGAACGTTGTGCTCTTTGGAGAACATGTGCATCGATCCACCCTGGCCTCTACAACACCCTGTAGTCTTCCCAAATAGCTCACTCATCACTTGACGAGCTGGAACACCTTTGCTCAATGCATGGACATGATCACGATAAGTGCTAACTACAGAGTCTTCCTTCTTCAAGAGCTTAATGAAACCAGTTGAGACAGCTTCTTGCCCGTTGTACAAATGCACAAAACCAAACATTTTGCCCCTGTAATACATTTGGGCGCACATGTCCTCAAAAGCTCTTCCCAACACCATGTCCTCGTACAGTATCAATCCTTCCTCCTTAGTAATCAACTAAATGCAACAAAAGACACAGATAATTGGGTAAAAATCACAAAAGCCCAAACCTTTTCAACAACTCTGCTATATGGGAAATTCTAAGAAGAGTAAGCACTAAATCGCTACAATAACAACTCTTAAAATGGGGCAAAAGTTGCATGACACAAATTAAAACAGGGCTTTCAAATGGCAAATGGAACAACAGACATAACTAATTAACAAAATCACAAACAAGCCGAATTATGCTTCAAAAAGATAAGCATTAAATTAACACAAGTAACActtatagcttgtttggccaaacttatttcccccccaaaagtgcttattttttttccaataagtggttattttaaaaaagtgaggtgtttggccaagcttttgggagaaaataagtgcttctggggagcagcagaagcagtttttcataagctaaaagaaatagcttttgcccaagaCACTTTTttcaaaagcacttttgagaaaaatacacttagaagcatttttttaaaagcttagccaaacactaattgctgctcaaaaagtgttttttaaattaattggtcaaacacaaactgctttttgCCAAAAGCACTTTTgcaaaaaacactttttaaaataatCTGATTTtagaaacttggccaaacagactattaGAAGACTTAAGAATCCCAAGAAAGGATGAATCTTTTGCGAACAACAAAAAATTTATAGAAGAAATttgaagaaacaagcaataaatcTCCATTAAAAAAACACTAATAAGATAGAGTTACTATAATAACACATTGAGCATGGCCCAAATAAAAACTGAGGTTGCAAGAGCCAAGAAATAAAAATTGGGACGGAACAACAGACACAAATAATTAACAAAATCACAAACAAGCTGAATCATGCAAACAACTACAATGTCATACGACAGATTCAAATATAAGCACTAAATTAAGACAAATAACACTTAAAAGACTTAacaatctcaaaaaaaaaaaaaagtacaaatcTTTTGCAAACAACAGAATTTTTATACGGGAAATTTAAAGAAACAAGCATTAAATCTCCATGTAAAAAACCACTAATAAGATAGAGTTACTAAAGTAACAAATTGAGCATGACCCAAATGAAAACTAGGTTTgcaaagccaaaaccaacaaaGATTTTGGCAAAAATTAAGAAGATGCAGGTACCAGGTTAGAGATAGAAGATTTGGACTTGGATTTCTTTTCCTTAATTGCAAATGCCAAAATTATCAAAATTTGGATGGAACAACAGACAACTAATTAACAAAATCACAAACAAGCAAATCATGCAAACAACTACAATGTCATACGATAGATTCAAAAGATAAGCACTAAATTAACACAAAGAACACTTAAAAACTTACCAATCTCGAAAAAGGACGAATCTTTTGCAAACGACAGAGTTTTTATACGAGAAATTTAAAGAAACAAGCActaaatcttaaaaaaaaaaaaaaaaaccacaaacAAGATAGAGCTACTAACATAACAAATTGAGCATGACCCAAATGAAAACTGAGCTTGCAAAGCCAAAATCAGCAAAAACTGGGagcaaaaatcaagaaaatgcaGGTATACAAGATTGGAGATAGAAGATTTGGACTTGGATTTCTTTTACTTAACAAATAAAAACTTGAGCTTGCAAATGCCTAAATTATCAAAATTGGGATGAAACAGCAGACAACTACAATGTTATACGATAGATTCAAAGATAAGCACTAAATTAACACAAAGAACACTTAAAAGACTTATCAACCCCAATAAAGGACAAAtctttagccaaaaaaaaaacagaatctTTGTAGGAGAAATTTAAACAAACAATCACTAAATCGCCATAAAAAAAACACTAATAAGATCGAGCTACTAAAATAACAAATTGAGCATGACCCAAATGAAAACTGAGCTAGTACAGCCAAAATCAACAAAAACAGGGAGCAAAACtgcaaaaatcaagaaaatggaggTACCAAATTGGAGATATTGGACTTAGACTTGGATTTCTTTTCCTTAACAACATCAGAAACAGCAACAACTGCATTGGATCTTCGTTGGGATTGAGGAGGCAAGAAATCCTTCTTAAGAGAAAGCGATGATCCAATAAAAGAACAGCTTCCCTTAAGACCCAAAAGGGGCTTATCAGCAGATCTAGTAGAATTCAGGGGCAAAGGTTGCAAAACTTTCGTTGCAGAGAAAGCCATAGCCATGATGATGAATTAGAGAAAATAGAGAGATAGGTTGTTGTGTATAATGTGAGTAAACAAACAGATGAATGTGTTTATATAATTGAAGGACATAAAAGGGGAAGAAGAAGGAAAAGGGGCGGAGGaaacaagaaaagagaaaaaaccaAAGTGTGGAAATAACCGCCAGGAGCGTTGGCTGCTCTCTGCTTGGGGTTCCTATTTTGTGGGCATAGTtggtttgacaaaaaaaaaaaaatatagttttAGTATATAATTTATTAATATTGAAAATTTATGAAGTATTTGCACGGATTGGCCTTCAAATGCATTGGTCTTTAGTGTTTGGCCCTCGCTTATGTGGTTTTCAACTTTTGTCTCTGCTCATTTAATGACAATATTCAAACTTACTTTGCTTGGCATAAGATTTGCAATATTTATCTTTGGAAACTAAATTTTTGCCTCTCTCGATACAAGCTCTATTGAATTAAGTTTATGCGGCATAAGTTGTTGTGTAGTATTTTTTATATTATGTTGAGTGTTAATGGTTTTGTCATCTCCGACATAACTTGTGAAATGTCATGATACGAGTGAAATTTAAATTTGTGTCGCGTCAAAAGTgctgaagagcaaaaattaaagatcataaatttaagggacaaaaattaaagaccaccccaaaataggcCATTTGTGCGATATTGGTTTCATGTGCTATATTATAAGCTTTATATCTTTCCTGGCCTTCTGGCTAAGATCTATGCGTATTTGTTCTTATCACTTGTCAGCTGTATGAACCTTTCACTTTTATTGGCCACGGCTTATGAGTTCTTTTCCATAATTTTTATGATTTACCAAAATGAATGAAAGGTTTGGTTATGACTTATGGGAGTCGGAAGATCTAGGTATCTTTATGAATTTGAAtattatatttaatattttttaagttaaattatatCATAATTTCGTAAAAATGTTATAAATTATAATTATTGTTAAGTTTTTacaaaatattatatttttttcccGAAACCAGATATAATTAAGAGAGATGAAAGACATAGATAACCCTTGTACTTACCCCTAACGAGCAGATAGACATCTTAATTATAATAGTGAGCATAGAGAGTATTTTTGCTCGATAAAAATGTGTCTTGTAAATCACTTATGCTGACATGGTAAAATATGTGTTTCTCATTCAAATATGAGTGCACGAAGCCTTTAATATTATGTTTCTCTTTTCAAAATTAACATCGCTGATCCCATTGTTTATAAGGTTAGTATTCTTAGTTGTTGTTTCCATCATCCGGTGTGGCAACATCATGCGCACAAGTGGTGTTGAAATTCATTAGGGATTACATCCACTAAGGCTAGTATACCCCGTAAACAACTAGGTAAAGGAATTCAAGAGGTTGTCATACTCCTCCAAACATATAAGCAAAGCACATTACATTTGTTTTTAAAAATTATGGCCTTTACCGGAAATTCAATTTATTTTATAATTCATTCAAGGATCAAAGAAAGTTACATACATCCCCTTCGAACAGCTAAACAGTGTGCAATTGTCACTATGTGATTCATATTAAGTCGTGGCGTTTTAGTCGAATTTAATCTCTTATCTCGAATGGTATCAAATGctcatttcttcttcttttgtctaaaaaaataaaaataaaaatcactaTAAGAATCACCATTTTATCATTTAAAAACATGTCATGAATTTCATTAACAAGTCATGAGATATTTTAAGTAGTACAGTGCGGTGCACAAATAATATAAGGATTATATATAAGGAGTCGTAGACACTTCGATAAAGTTGAAGACTTTGTCCTTTaagagatctcatcacttcagtAATCATGGAAAAAATTATGTAAGCTTGTTGCACACGTTCATGGAATCTCATTTAATATGTTAGTTAGAAAGTATGGTATAGTATGAAAGCCCACAAAATAACTTAAAATTCGGCGTACCTCAAAGTCGATCTAAAATAGCTAACGTTCACCAAATTCGTTCCAAATGTACCAACAACTGCAATTTTACATATCTGAATTCATACTCATCAACAACGTTTTATAACAACACCAATTTAATCAACTAAGTGTCCAACACTTAGGCCTAATTTCAAAAGTTTCAAGAAAGATTCACATTCTTTCATTGAAGGTCGATTCTTTTATTTTGACTCAATGCATTCGTTATATGAGTTATAAAGTCAGGCATTCCATTAGAAACATCAAGCAACATTGTTCATACAAACTCACTACTACTATTCATCTCCTTCTGCAAccaaatttcaagttcaagacCAATCTCCGTGTTCCAACAATCTCTACTTTAAATCACAAATTTCCTCCATATCTATGTTCAATAATCTCTATGGAATACAATATGTAAAAATAAAGTATTGGAATTACCcctcttgaaaattctaagtgtgAAGCTTTGAAGTACTTGAGGTGTTCTTGTAAGAGATCCTATGGATTTTGATCCATAATAATGTTAATATCACTATTAGATAATGTTAGTCCATTATTGATATACCAAGAAATTCACCTTGGTTTATAGCTCAAATTTCTTCCTTAGTCCAAGCTCAATTTCCCCTAAAATGGCTATATTTATAGTGCTGGAGACTTGTGCTTTGATTGTGTGTCGTGCCATCGCACAATCTGTGATTATACTGCCAACTTTCGGTAAAACAGTCATAACTTTTTGTAGAAATGTTCAAATAAAAAACTGTTTGAATCTTTGGAAACTAGACTGGAAGTGCTACAATTTCATCAAAGAATATTCATTACATATCGTAAgatatatatttataaagtttGTTCTTGATTCACCTTGGACTTCTTTTCCTCTTAACATTTTCAACCTTTTCCAAACTATTTTCCCTGTTCTATACATCTTTAATATGTTCCAAAATATGTCCCACATATATATTTCCAAATGATGTTCTTTAGTTATTAGCTCTTGTTAGCATGTAGATGACACGTTTAGCGTTTAATAACCTTTTAATAAAGACCAAACCTATTGGGGGCCTTTGTGGTCGGCAAGATCTTTCACTTAAACATCTCAACTAAGCCTTGTACCTATTGAGCACTCAGACTACATTGAATTTGTTGCGATTAAACCCTTTTTTAACAATCAGCTAAAATTACAAAGTGTGTGTAATACACTCGCGTGTGTCGTGGTATAATGACTAATTAAAAGAGGGCATGCAGCATTTAGtgcaaaataataattttaacataaattataagaaaaaagaaaagaaaaactatttaatataaaaaataattttgagtaAAAactaatatttcaaaaaaaaaaaactattttctaaACCCTacacattattattattaacacaAAAATGCATTTACTAACAAAAGAGAAATCTGGAAAtcatgttcttggtgt
Protein-coding sequences here:
- the LOC132620487 gene encoding pyruvate dehydrogenase E1 component subunit alpha-3, chloroplastic; the protein is MAMAFSATKVLQPLPLNSTRSADKPLLGLKGSCSFIGSSLSLKKDFLPPQSQRRSNAVVAVSDVVKEKKSKSKSNISNLLITKEEGLILYEDMVLGRAFEDMCAQMYYRGKMFGFVHLYNGQEAVSTGFIKLLKKEDSVVSTYRDHVHALSKGVPARQVMSELFGKTTGCCRGQGGSMHMFSKEHNVLGGFAFIGEGIPIATGAAFSSKYRREVLKEADCDHVTVAFFGDGTCNNGQFYECLNMAALWKLPIIFVVENNLWAIGMSHLRSTSDPEIWKKGPAFGMPGVHVDGMDVLKVREVAQEAVGRARRGEGPTLVECETYRFRGHSLADPDELRDPAEKNHYATRDPITALKKYMFENNLVNEAELKAIDKKIDELVEESVEFADASPVPARNQLLENVFADPRGFGIGPDGRYRCEDPKFTEGTAQV